The Pirellulimonas nuda genome includes a region encoding these proteins:
- a CDS encoding sigma-70 family RNA polymerase sigma factor: MLADARLGSGEQLGGLLEHYKNYLRLLAMAQMEERLSARLSPSDIVQETFYEAHRDFQQFRGGSSAELLAWLRAVLVNNLHRAVEHHLGTEKRDMRREVSIERIDASVERSAFRLEGVLQDPGSSPSLRAQRQEREVALADELARLPRDYREVIVLRHLSGMPFEQIGERMNRSPGAVRMLWLRGVRQLREQMGDGWNRRFEEPQR; encoded by the coding sequence ATGCTAGCGGACGCCCGGCTCGGTTCGGGCGAACAGTTGGGCGGGCTGCTAGAGCACTACAAGAACTATTTACGGTTGCTGGCGATGGCGCAGATGGAAGAGAGGCTCAGCGCGCGTCTGAGCCCTTCGGACATCGTTCAAGAAACCTTCTATGAAGCGCACCGAGACTTCCAGCAGTTCCGGGGCGGCAGCTCCGCGGAGCTGCTGGCTTGGCTGCGGGCTGTCCTCGTGAACAACCTTCACCGTGCCGTTGAGCACCACCTGGGAACCGAGAAAAGAGACATGCGTCGTGAGGTTTCCATCGAACGGATCGACGCGTCCGTAGAACGGTCTGCGTTTCGTCTGGAGGGAGTGCTGCAAGACCCAGGTAGCTCGCCCAGCCTCCGCGCCCAACGGCAGGAACGCGAGGTGGCGCTCGCCGACGAGCTGGCACGCTTGCCCCGCGACTACCGCGAGGTGATCGTCCTGCGGCATCTGAGCGGCATGCCGTTCGAGCAGATCGGCGAGCGGATGAATCGCAGCCCAGGCGCCGTGCGGATGCTTTGGCTGCGCGGCGTGCGGCAGCTCCGCGAGCAGATGGGGGACGGTTGGAACCGACGCTTTGAGGAGCCCCAGCGATGA
- a CDS encoding serine/threonine-protein kinase, producing the protein MTRREADTLSATTPLAGASQDDADQRLAELLDRYLVELELTGVPPDIDRLAAGSPDLIEALRRDAQGLRALCQMTAGMRKESASADLTPPAGSESPSAPGGAAPRMLGDFLLDREIGRGGMGIVYEARQQSLGRRVALKVLPFASVLDERQIARFRTEAQAAAQLHHPHIVPVYAVGEERGVHYYAMQLVAGQSLEQAIAEMKQADGSRPETAPVSERAPAGAGSTRTFRGDPDEATFSTRVSVRSRGHCRAVARLGVQAAGALQHAHEYGVVHRDIKPSNLLIDRSGKLWITDFGLARVQTGSSVTVSGDVLGTLRYMSPEQAHGNGAGVDARTDVFALGATLYEMLTLTSATRGKSRQQLLTHLESGDITPPRQLNPGIPFDLETIVMRALAKARDERYPSAQELADDLRRFLAGESIHARRPTLLDRAAKWAFRRRRMVAVAAAALVLVAAVSIIAGLALAREGRRTAAALDQAEANLARAETHYRQAREVVDRLGSGLADRLAELPAAAPLRQSVLADTLRYYREFIEQAKGDAMLRRELVETQLKAGVVAYRLGDYAAAETLCRDASSGAAELVSAGGPNPSHADLALAAQSKKDLGAVAAARGDLAGGEAAYASAIAVQRLLLKSIGPEPEARGDAVRGLAETYTALGLLLASSGDHARADRALGDAVHLLSGDAIGSNPDNATRHALAVAYNNRSYVRRQSDAEAALADCGQAIELLRSLAAAEHAPASQRRDLALSYNNRGALQGAVGDWPAAASSHLDAIELLRTLVRQAPAVVDYRRELAVSWSNRGQALGHTADVAAADDAFSQAETLARELVEDQPSAIGPQSLLAGVLNNRAMLSESQGRLDDAAAALAGAIEHQRLAFEAAPQVGEFREQLSKHYSNYARVLWAADQPADAARATLARSRLWPDDSERLRGIASEVREAARRLRDAQGESSEPELIRQLVRRTAEIESLTQRLADKEG; encoded by the coding sequence ATGACCCGACGTGAAGCCGATACGCTGTCTGCCACCACGCCGCTGGCCGGGGCCTCGCAGGACGACGCCGATCAGCGCCTGGCAGAACTTCTCGACCGATACCTGGTTGAGCTGGAGTTGACCGGCGTGCCGCCGGACATCGACCGCCTGGCGGCCGGCTCCCCAGACCTAATCGAGGCGCTCCGCCGCGACGCCCAGGGCCTGCGTGCCCTCTGTCAGATGACGGCCGGCATGCGGAAGGAGTCGGCCTCGGCAGACCTCACCCCGCCGGCCGGCTCAGAATCGCCGAGCGCGCCGGGCGGCGCGGCGCCCCGGATGCTGGGGGATTTCTTGCTCGATCGAGAGATCGGCCGCGGGGGCATGGGGATCGTCTACGAGGCGCGGCAGCAGTCGTTGGGGCGCCGCGTAGCGCTCAAGGTCCTCCCGTTTGCATCGGTCCTGGACGAACGCCAGATCGCCCGCTTCCGCACCGAGGCGCAGGCCGCGGCGCAGCTACACCACCCGCACATCGTGCCGGTGTACGCGGTGGGCGAAGAACGCGGCGTCCACTACTACGCGATGCAGCTTGTGGCGGGGCAGTCGCTTGAGCAAGCCATCGCAGAGATGAAGCAGGCAGACGGGTCGCGTCCCGAGACCGCGCCTGTGAGCGAGCGCGCGCCCGCCGGCGCCGGCTCAACACGCACCTTCCGCGGCGACCCGGACGAGGCGACCTTTTCGACACGCGTCTCGGTCCGTAGCCGCGGCCACTGCCGCGCCGTGGCCCGGCTGGGCGTGCAGGCGGCCGGGGCGCTGCAGCACGCGCACGAGTACGGCGTCGTGCACCGCGACATCAAGCCGTCGAACCTGCTGATCGACCGATCGGGCAAGCTGTGGATCACCGACTTCGGGTTGGCGCGGGTCCAGACCGGTTCCAGCGTGACCGTCTCCGGCGACGTGCTGGGGACGCTCCGCTACATGAGCCCCGAGCAGGCCCACGGCAACGGCGCCGGCGTGGACGCCCGCACCGACGTGTTCGCCCTCGGCGCCACGCTGTACGAGATGCTGACGCTCACCTCCGCGACCCGCGGCAAGTCGCGGCAGCAGTTGCTGACGCACCTCGAGTCGGGCGACATTACGCCGCCGCGGCAGCTTAATCCTGGGATCCCCTTCGATCTAGAAACGATCGTGATGCGCGCCCTGGCGAAGGCGCGGGACGAGCGCTACCCTTCGGCCCAGGAGTTGGCGGACGACCTGCGGCGTTTTCTGGCCGGCGAGTCGATCCACGCCCGCCGACCGACGCTGCTCGACCGCGCCGCCAAGTGGGCGTTCCGCAGGCGGCGGATGGTGGCCGTGGCCGCCGCGGCGCTGGTGCTGGTGGCTGCCGTCTCGATCATCGCCGGGCTGGCGCTGGCGCGCGAAGGGCGTCGCACCGCTGCGGCGCTCGACCAAGCAGAAGCGAACCTCGCCCGCGCCGAGACCCATTACCGGCAGGCGCGCGAGGTAGTCGACCGCCTCGGCAGCGGGCTGGCCGACCGGTTGGCCGAGCTGCCGGCCGCGGCGCCGCTGCGACAGTCGGTGCTCGCCGACACGCTGCGTTACTACCGAGAGTTCATCGAGCAGGCCAAGGGGGACGCCATGCTCCGCCGCGAGCTGGTAGAAACCCAGCTCAAAGCGGGGGTCGTTGCGTACCGGCTGGGCGACTACGCCGCGGCCGAAACCCTCTGCCGCGACGCGTCGAGCGGGGCCGCCGAACTGGTCTCCGCCGGCGGGCCAAACCCTTCACACGCCGACCTTGCCCTCGCGGCGCAGAGCAAGAAGGACCTCGGCGCCGTGGCGGCGGCCCGCGGCGACCTGGCGGGGGGCGAGGCGGCCTACGCGAGCGCCATCGCCGTCCAGCGGCTGCTGCTCAAGAGCATCGGGCCAGAACCCGAGGCCCGTGGCGACGCGGTCCGCGGGCTTGCCGAAACCTACACCGCCCTCGGGCTGCTGCTGGCCAGCAGCGGCGACCACGCCCGCGCCGATCGGGCGTTGGGAGACGCGGTGCATCTGCTCTCGGGCGACGCCATCGGGTCCAACCCCGACAACGCGACGCGTCACGCGCTGGCCGTCGCCTACAACAACCGGAGCTACGTCCGACGGCAATCCGACGCCGAGGCGGCGCTCGCCGATTGTGGGCAGGCGATCGAGCTGCTCAGGTCGCTGGCGGCCGCAGAGCACGCCCCGGCTTCGCAACGACGCGACTTGGCGCTTTCCTACAACAACCGAGGCGCCCTGCAGGGCGCTGTGGGGGATTGGCCCGCCGCCGCAAGCTCGCACCTCGACGCCATCGAGCTGCTCCGCACGCTGGTGCGACAGGCGCCGGCCGTGGTGGACTACCGTCGTGAGTTGGCGGTGAGCTGGAGCAACCGTGGGCAGGCGCTCGGCCACACCGCGGACGTCGCGGCTGCCGACGACGCCTTCTCGCAAGCAGAAACACTCGCCCGCGAGCTGGTGGAAGACCAGCCCTCGGCCATCGGCCCACAGAGCCTGCTGGCCGGCGTGCTGAACAACCGGGCGATGCTGAGCGAGTCGCAGGGCCGCCTGGACGACGCGGCCGCCGCGCTGGCCGGGGCGATCGAACACCAACGGTTGGCGTTCGAGGCCGCCCCTCAGGTCGGCGAGTTCCGCGAACAGCTCAGCAAGCACTACTCGAATTACGCCCGGGTGCTGTGGGCGGCCGACCAGCCGGCCGACGCCGCCCGGGCGACCCTGGCCCGCAGCCGGCTGTGGCCCGACGACAGCGAGCGGCTACGAGGGATTGCCAGCGAGGTCCGCGAGGCGGCCCGGCGTCTGCGGGACGCCCAGGGCGAGTCGTCTGAGCCGGAGCTGATCCGACAGCTCGTGCGTAGAACGGCGGAAATCGAGTCGCTCACGCAGCGGCTGGCAGACAAGGAGGGATAG
- a CDS encoding beta-propeller domain-containing protein: MPSPYRVKRKAPKRREKLRIEQLEARCVMDGAGFVPAPAFGSTVLLDSAVEADFAGIDGSHLLSIAPYNLQAVQPKPYQIDPNDDRAYIDAGTGVQSLDPLANDHLLSETALSPRIDSFAAPDYVGQITLSADGRRLLFEPAENYQGAFSLTYTVRYGDGEDDTVSGSFQVQVAPQFLAVENWFAVAAGSVEPTRLDVLANDPLLKPFAYARESHYRETNQEVALNVVGASQGSAGGSISISSDGKSVEYLPAEGFVGDETFTYTAEATGGSRQTATVTVHVAEPVADPAGVSRFASEGEFQQFVIDRAVAQYASQFGRYHSDYLAYPYLWNGSAQLSDIVLYDAAMTRVASTNSGLDRSETNVQVAGVDEADIVETDGRYLYTFSDGQLAIVDLVDPAAPRLVSLTEFDSQFNAMYLLGDRVTLLRTGSPYASAEVVVLDVSDRGAPSVVQRTEIDGVIADSRAIGDRIHLVVNRSFKLPPLERVLISEGAAAEPAGATQLLHPMQLVLTDAYFSPIYQGSPSVWRNETLEEYVDRVRDSIAQTTLPSFRTFGADGELVASGLLTDPSAVHKPLAGAKAIVSLVTLDVGDDAPGPVAPATSFVADTNTEVYVSADSAYLFSYDAVADETTIYKLTLAEDGSAPLAATGVVAGRLLNQFSADEHDGMLRVVTTATVTQKSMTGWGGWRMQTRQENNLLVLGQRGNRLGVVGEVTNLAPGETLKSVRFMGERAYVVTFRVTDPLFSIDLSDPVMPEVRGVLVIPGFSDYLHPVGEDYLIGIGRNATNVSGSGAPLQLTLFNVADLDHPFVVAQINLDHRMGSASEAWIDHHAVAYFAQSGVLAVPVSWTEKINSGGVWKMFNHSAVETFHVAFDDAGGATLEQTGAIVHDQATPTNSWVVKDAASAPRRAVRIGESLITVSNNAVYVHNLNSPDEQLGEIYIGRPAWNDSFTLVEDSGANPLDVLANDRPGADGQVLSIDSVTQPASGGVVAIAGDGRSLVFTPADDFTGQATFSYTVLDAVRGQQTASVSVYVQNTPDAPTAVDDAIRVAAGAGATVLQLRQNDVNVDPDFSGWGYFVDDSQYALGIATIDICYCGIYPALPVQQVSGLKITSVGPTSHDGRVSIDLSGRVVYTPAPGFEGVETFTYTVMNSSGLSSTATVTMTVGDPPADGPQFFLTPQRSRGCAAPVEAFAAVSEGPLRFMRLDEALGPEAFGHSKPVGGSTTQSQEAAEGPSVDQADDFRMAHDRAFASLGSDLTTFLPGSRGRSRL, translated from the coding sequence GTGCCATCACCCTATCGAGTTAAGAGAAAAGCTCCGAAGCGGCGAGAGAAGCTGCGGATCGAGCAGCTCGAGGCCCGCTGCGTGATGGACGGCGCCGGCTTCGTTCCGGCCCCAGCGTTTGGCTCCACCGTGCTGCTTGATAGCGCCGTGGAAGCCGATTTCGCGGGGATCGATGGTAGCCACCTTCTTTCCATAGCGCCGTACAACTTGCAGGCCGTTCAGCCGAAGCCCTACCAGATCGACCCGAACGACGACCGGGCCTACATCGACGCCGGGACCGGTGTTCAATCGCTCGACCCGCTGGCCAACGATCACCTGCTGTCCGAGACGGCGCTCTCTCCGCGGATCGACTCCTTTGCGGCGCCCGACTACGTCGGCCAGATCACCCTGTCGGCAGATGGCAGGCGGTTGCTCTTTGAGCCAGCAGAGAACTACCAAGGCGCCTTTAGCCTGACCTACACCGTCCGCTACGGAGACGGTGAAGACGACACCGTCAGCGGCAGCTTCCAGGTTCAGGTGGCGCCGCAGTTCTTGGCCGTAGAGAACTGGTTCGCGGTCGCGGCCGGGTCCGTCGAGCCGACGCGGCTCGACGTGCTCGCCAACGACCCGCTCCTCAAGCCGTTTGCCTATGCGCGTGAGTCGCACTACCGCGAGACGAATCAAGAAGTCGCACTCAATGTCGTCGGCGCCTCACAGGGGAGCGCAGGGGGAAGCATCTCCATCTCGTCAGACGGCAAGTCGGTTGAATACCTGCCGGCCGAGGGTTTTGTCGGCGACGAGACGTTCACGTACACCGCCGAGGCGACGGGTGGTTCACGGCAAACGGCGACGGTCACGGTCCATGTCGCCGAACCAGTGGCGGACCCAGCGGGCGTGTCGCGGTTCGCAAGCGAGGGCGAGTTTCAGCAGTTTGTCATCGACCGCGCGGTCGCCCAGTACGCCAGCCAGTTCGGCCGATATCACTCGGACTACTTGGCGTACCCCTACCTCTGGAACGGGTCGGCGCAACTTAGCGATATCGTTCTCTACGACGCCGCAATGACGCGGGTCGCCAGCACGAACAGCGGGCTTGATCGCTCCGAGACGAACGTGCAGGTCGCAGGAGTGGACGAGGCCGATATCGTCGAGACCGACGGCCGGTACCTCTACACGTTCTCCGACGGTCAACTGGCGATTGTGGACCTGGTAGACCCCGCGGCGCCGCGGCTGGTCTCGCTGACCGAGTTCGATTCCCAGTTCAATGCCATGTACCTGCTTGGGGACCGGGTCACCCTGCTGCGTACCGGCAGTCCGTACGCCTCGGCCGAGGTGGTTGTGCTGGATGTCAGCGATCGCGGGGCGCCGAGCGTCGTCCAGCGGACCGAGATCGACGGCGTCATCGCGGATTCGCGGGCGATTGGCGACCGCATCCACCTGGTCGTCAATCGGTCGTTCAAGCTGCCGCCGCTGGAGCGGGTGCTCATCTCGGAAGGGGCCGCAGCGGAGCCGGCCGGCGCAACGCAGCTGTTGCATCCTATGCAGCTTGTGCTAACGGATGCGTACTTCTCGCCAATCTACCAAGGGTCGCCGAGCGTTTGGCGGAATGAGACGCTGGAGGAGTACGTCGATCGCGTCCGCGACTCGATCGCCCAGACGACGCTCCCGTCGTTCCGCACGTTCGGCGCCGACGGGGAGTTGGTCGCCTCGGGGCTGTTGACCGACCCGTCGGCGGTTCACAAGCCGCTCGCGGGCGCCAAGGCGATCGTTTCACTAGTGACGCTAGACGTCGGCGACGACGCGCCGGGCCCGGTCGCTCCGGCTACCAGCTTCGTCGCAGACACGAACACAGAAGTCTACGTTTCGGCCGACTCGGCCTACTTGTTTAGCTACGACGCCGTCGCCGACGAGACGACCATCTACAAGCTGACGCTGGCGGAAGACGGCTCGGCGCCGCTCGCGGCGACCGGCGTGGTTGCCGGCAGGCTGCTGAATCAGTTCTCTGCGGACGAGCACGACGGGATGCTGCGCGTCGTCACCACCGCGACGGTCACCCAGAAGTCCATGACCGGTTGGGGCGGCTGGCGGATGCAGACCCGCCAGGAAAACAATCTGCTTGTGCTGGGACAGCGTGGGAATCGGCTGGGCGTGGTAGGTGAAGTCACAAACCTGGCCCCCGGCGAGACGCTTAAGTCGGTCCGCTTCATGGGCGAGCGGGCGTACGTGGTCACGTTCCGCGTGACCGACCCGCTGTTCTCCATCGACTTAAGCGATCCGGTCATGCCGGAGGTGCGGGGCGTGCTCGTCATCCCCGGCTTCTCCGACTACCTGCACCCCGTCGGCGAGGACTACCTCATCGGCATCGGACGCAACGCGACAAATGTCTCCGGCTCGGGGGCGCCGTTGCAGTTGACGCTGTTTAATGTGGCCGACCTGGATCATCCTTTCGTCGTGGCGCAGATTAACTTGGACCATCGGATGGGGTCGGCCTCCGAAGCCTGGATCGATCATCACGCGGTCGCCTATTTCGCCCAGAGCGGCGTGCTGGCTGTCCCGGTTTCCTGGACCGAGAAGATCAACAGCGGCGGCGTCTGGAAGATGTTCAACCATTCGGCTGTCGAAACCTTCCACGTCGCCTTTGACGACGCAGGGGGGGCGACCCTCGAGCAGACCGGCGCCATCGTGCACGACCAGGCGACGCCGACGAACTCGTGGGTCGTCAAGGACGCGGCTTCTGCCCCGCGCCGAGCGGTGCGGATTGGGGAGTCGCTGATCACCGTATCGAACAACGCCGTCTATGTTCACAACCTGAACAGCCCCGACGAGCAGCTTGGCGAGATCTACATCGGACGGCCGGCGTGGAACGACTCCTTCACCCTTGTGGAAGATTCTGGCGCCAACCCCCTCGACGTGCTCGCGAACGACCGGCCTGGCGCCGACGGGCAGGTGCTCTCGATCGACTCGGTGACGCAGCCCGCCAGCGGGGGCGTCGTGGCGATTGCCGGCGACGGCAGATCGCTCGTCTTCACGCCGGCGGACGATTTCACCGGCCAGGCAACCTTCTCCTACACCGTGCTGGACGCCGTCCGCGGCCAGCAAACGGCCAGCGTCTCGGTCTACGTGCAGAACACGCCGGACGCCCCAACGGCTGTCGACGACGCGATCCGCGTGGCGGCCGGCGCCGGCGCTACCGTCTTGCAGCTCCGCCAGAACGACGTGAATGTCGACCCTGATTTCTCTGGCTGGGGGTACTTCGTCGATGACAGCCAGTACGCGCTCGGCATCGCTACGATCGACATTTGCTATTGCGGGATCTATCCCGCGTTGCCCGTCCAGCAGGTGAGCGGCCTGAAGATCACGAGTGTCGGGCCCACAAGTCACGACGGTCGCGTGAGCATCGACCTATCTGGCAGAGTTGTCTACACCCCTGCGCCCGGCTTCGAGGGGGTCGAGACGTTCACCTACACCGTGATGAACTCCTCTGGCCTGAGCAGCACGGCGACGGTGACGATGACGGTCGGCGATCCGCCGGCCGACGGGCCACAGTTCTTCCTTACGCCTCAGCGATCGCGCGGCTGCGCGGCCCCCGTCGAGGCGTTTGCGGCGGTCTCAGAAGGGCCGCTTCGTTTCATGCGGCTCGACGAGGCGCTCGGTCCCGAAGCTTTCGGCCACAGCAAGCCCGTTGGGGGCTCGACGACACAATCGCAAGAAGCCGCCGAGGGACCTTCTGTTGACCAGGCGGACGATTTTCGTATGGCCCACGACCGGGCATTCGCCTCGCTCGGCTCCGACCTGACCACCTTCCTCCCGGGCAGCCGCGGGCGGAGCCGATTGTAG